One part of the Pyrinomonadaceae bacterium genome encodes these proteins:
- a CDS encoding MBL fold metallo-hydrolase, with the protein MWNRRQFLVGSAALAGCSVLPASIDAGQQQRGTRIVLLGTKGGPTLGTIGRSIFATLILINDVPYLIDCGYGVSRQMVTAGVALNRLRYIFITHHHSDHNLEYGPLLYNAWITSQPIKIDTYGPAGLRQLTSDFFAYQKFDIDTRIADEGLIDPRKLITAHEFDRPGAVMENADVRVTSLRVRHPPITQSYAYRFDAKDRSIVISGDTAYLPELAEFAKGADVLTHEVMYLPAIDKLIRQNAGATRLREHLLASHTSTEDVGRIAARAGVKTLVLTHFVPGNDPSVTDEQWSEGVRKHFKGRIIVGKDLMEI; encoded by the coding sequence CAGCGAGGAACCCGCATCGTGCTGCTGGGCACGAAAGGCGGGCCGACGCTGGGCACGATTGGCCGGAGCATCTTCGCGACGCTCATCTTAATTAACGACGTTCCTTATTTAATCGATTGTGGCTATGGCGTCTCACGACAGATGGTCACTGCGGGAGTCGCACTCAATCGTCTGCGCTACATCTTCATCACGCATCATCACTCCGATCACAACCTTGAGTACGGACCGCTGCTCTACAATGCCTGGATCACCTCGCAACCAATTAAGATCGACACGTACGGACCGGCAGGCTTGCGCCAGCTTACCAGTGATTTCTTTGCGTATCAGAAGTTCGACATTGATACGCGTATTGCTGATGAAGGCTTGATAGATCCCCGGAAGCTCATCACGGCTCATGAATTTGACCGTCCGGGAGCCGTGATGGAGAACGCGGATGTGAGAGTCACCAGTTTACGTGTGCGCCATCCGCCGATCACGCAATCGTACGCTTATCGTTTCGATGCAAAAGATCGCTCGATTGTCATCTCCGGCGATACCGCCTACCTGCCCGAACTCGCAGAGTTCGCCAAAGGCGCCGACGTGCTAACTCACGAAGTGATGTACCTGCCGGCCATCGATAAATTGATTCGACAGAATGCGGGCGCGACGCGCCTGCGCGAACATCTGCTTGCTTCACATACCTCGACGGAAGACGTCGGTCGAATCGCGGCCCGGGCCGGCGTCAAGACACTCGTGTTAACTCACTTTGTGCCGGGCAACGATCCTTCAGTCACCGACGAGCAGTGGTCGGAAGGTGTGCGCAAACATTTCAAGGGGCGGATCATTGTTGGGAAGGACTTGATGGAAATCTAG
- a CDS encoding DUF5995 family protein, translated as MPPRTIDEVLVELDQIILQSRNEQSRLGFFTALYRNVTIKVKEGIATGFFEDAARMEQLDVTFANRYLSALQSFRAGKPASKCWVTAFQIAGTSAPTVLQQLLVGINAHINFDLGIAAQAVAPGNALPALKTDFNRINDILGGMINKVRTDVGEVSPWIRMLNMFPSQTDDRLINFSLNKSRNSAWLVANLINSTPTDKLGRELEILDDGVAKLGALIANPREWLISLALRIIRLRESNDVPHIIDVLSQV; from the coding sequence ATGCCGCCACGAACGATCGATGAAGTCCTTGTCGAGCTCGATCAGATAATTCTTCAATCGCGAAACGAACAGAGCCGCCTCGGGTTCTTCACCGCGCTCTACCGGAATGTCACGATCAAAGTGAAAGAAGGTATCGCCACGGGTTTTTTTGAAGACGCTGCGCGGATGGAGCAGCTCGACGTCACGTTTGCCAATCGCTACTTATCGGCGCTCCAGAGTTTTCGCGCTGGGAAACCGGCGAGCAAGTGCTGGGTTACCGCCTTTCAAATTGCCGGCACGTCGGCGCCGACCGTTCTGCAGCAACTCCTGGTCGGGATCAACGCGCACATTAATTTCGATTTGGGCATCGCCGCGCAGGCGGTCGCCCCGGGAAACGCGTTGCCTGCTCTTAAAACGGATTTCAACCGGATTAACGACATTCTCGGCGGCATGATTAACAAAGTTCGCACGGACGTCGGCGAGGTTTCGCCGTGGATTCGCATGCTCAACATGTTCCCATCGCAAACCGACGATCGACTGATCAATTTCAGTTTGAACAAATCACGAAACAGCGCGTGGCTGGTCGCAAACCTCATCAACTCGACGCCCACCGATAAACTGGGCCGGGAGTTGGAAATCCTCGACGACGGCGTTGCCAAACTTGGTGCGCTGATCGCTAATCCGCGCGAATGGCTTATTAGTCTCGCTTTGCGGATCATTCGCCTGCGTGAGAGTAACGACGTGCCTCACATTATCGACGTGCTCAGTCAGGTCTAG